In the genome of Micromonospora sp. Llam0, the window GGCGAGGGTCCGCAGGGCGGTCGTGACGACGAGCCGAATCAGCTCCCCCGCCCCGGCCAGGTACGGCACCCCGACGAGTCCGAGCGCCGGGGCCGCCGGGCGGGTCAGGTCGAAGCCGTCCCGGTCGGGGTCGCTCGCCGCGAGCACCGCCCGGTTCGCGGCGGCGACCAGCACGACCAGGTGACCGTCCGCCGGGACGAGCTGCCCGACGAGGGTGACGTCCTCCAACACGACCCGGCTCTCCAGGCGCACCGGAGGGAACCAGCGCAGGGTCTCCTCGACGGCGACGGCGGCCAAGCCGGGGTCGGCGCGGAGCAGGGCCCACTGCGCGGGCCGGTCGAGCAGTGCCCGGACCGCGCTGCAGAGCAGCGTCGTCGCCGGTTCGGCGGTGCCGACCGCCAGGGCGAGCCCGGCGGTCACCCGGTCGTCGGCCCGCACGTCGGTGGCCGGGCCGGCCGCGGGCTCGCCCTGGGTCGCTGCGGACGCCTCGGCGAGCAGGCCGGCCAGTTCAGTGGTGGCGGCCACCGTGGCCAACGCGTGCGCCACGGTCTGCGGGCAGAGCCGGCTGTCCAGGGTCCGGCCGACGGCGGCTAGGGCCTCCTCGAACCGGCCCTGCTGACCGGCGGGCACCCCGAGCAGGTCTGCCAGGACCGATGCGGTCAGCCGGCGGGCCAGGGTGGCGAGGTCCACGTCGGTCCCGGCCCCGTCGAGCAGGGCCAGGGTGCTCTTCTCGACCCGGATCCGCAGCCCCTCGGCGTCGGCGCGCAGGACCGGGCCGCCGAGCCGGGTGAGCGCGTCGAGTCGCCGCCGCGTCTCCGGCCCGTGGTCCAGCGCGGTGCCGGCCAGCGGCAGGATCCGCTCGGCGGGGCGGTGCCCGGACCGGGTCAGCCAGCCGAACCGGTCGTCGGTCAGCACCTCGCTGGCCAACACGGCGTCGCCGGTCACCCAGGTGTCCAGGTGGTCACTGCGGAACAGCGGTCCGTGCGCGGTCACCTGCTGCTCGTACGGGGTCGGGTCGTCGGTCTCCGCCCGCAGGATCAGCGCGTACGGGTCGCCGTGATTGCCGGCGAACCACTGCGCGGCGCGGGTCAGTTGCAGCCGGCGGGCCCAGGTCGCGGGGTCTCCACCGGTAGGGACTGTGGTCATCTGCGCTTCCTCCTGCTGTCGTCGGGTCAGCGGGGACGGACCGGACGGGTCACGGCACACGGGTCGGGCACACCTCGTCGAGCCACGCGTGCACGGTCGCGGCGGTGACCGCCGCGTGCTCGGTCATCATCGAGAAATGGGTGCCGGGCACTTCGGTGCTGGTGTGCGCGTCCGCCCAGTGCGAGCGCCAGTCCTGCCCGGCGTCGTCCGGCCAGGTGCCCATCGGCTCGCCGGCGTACAGGTGCAGCACGGGTGCCCGGGTCGGCCGGGGCGTCCAGTCC includes:
- a CDS encoding P450-derived glycosyltransferase activator: MTTVPTGGDPATWARRLQLTRAAQWFAGNHGDPYALILRAETDDPTPYEQQVTAHGPLFRSDHLDTWVTGDAVLASEVLTDDRFGWLTRSGHRPAERILPLAGTALDHGPETRRRLDALTRLGGPVLRADAEGLRIRVEKSTLALLDGAGTDVDLATLARRLTASVLADLLGVPAGQQGRFEEALAAVGRTLDSRLCPQTVAHALATVAATTELAGLLAEASAATQGEPAAGPATDVRADDRVTAGLALAVGTAEPATTLLCSAVRALLDRPAQWALLRADPGLAAVAVEETLRWFPPVRLESRVVLEDVTLVGQLVPADGHLVVLVAAANRAVLAASDPDRDGFDLTRPAAPALGLVGVPYLAGAGELIRLVVTTALRTLAGAAPTLRPAGPHVHWRRSPVLLGHARLPVNRDGGTPESDDRPATEEATRCES